In Syntrophales bacterium, one DNA window encodes the following:
- a CDS encoding CAP domain-containing protein, giving the protein MKRLTINNFKLALDNQLQIPQFPPGKIYNNTTTFFLLVILMILPINIFSNLLFSFQSQSLAQSFLNYEMRWENILTTQGVLGEKPEEQIVVFGENGVYFLPDYETALFELVNATRLEHDLPLFVLDIRLVDFAREKGEDMLSNGYIEHYSPRLGRPGQQASRDGIAFTTYGENLAGTLGAKHVSPEVAFYHLMESKYHREAILNDKNNHHLGIGVAKGSEDGMVYVMHFMMP; this is encoded by the coding sequence GTGAAAAGATTAACAATTAATAATTTCAAATTAGCTCTCGATAACCAGTTACAGATACCCCAGTTTCCCCCAGGTAAAATTTATAATAATACTACAACGTTTTTTCTTTTAGTAATTTTGATGATTTTACCAATTAATATTTTTTCTAACCTACTATTTTCTTTTCAGAGCCAGAGCTTAGCCCAATCTTTTCTTAATTATGAAATGAGATGGGAAAATATCCTGACTACACAAGGAGTATTAGGAGAAAAACCCGAAGAGCAAATTGTTGTCTTTGGTGAAAATGGAGTTTACTTTTTACCGGATTATGAAACTGCATTATTTGAACTTGTTAATGCCACTCGCCTGGAACATGATCTGCCACTCTTTGTGTTAGATATAAGACTGGTTGATTTTGCCAGAGAAAAAGGAGAGGACATGCTCTCCAATGGATATATTGAACATTACTCCCCCAGACTTGGAAGACCAGGACAGCAAGCATCAAGGGATGGCATAGCTTTTACTACTTATGGAGAAAATCTGGCGGGAACCCTGGGAGCAAAACACGTGTCTCCCGAAGTGGCTTTTTATCACCTGATGGAAAGCAAATATCATAGAGAAGCCATTCTTAACGATAAAAATAACCACCATCTTGGTATCGGCGTAGCTAAAGGTTCAGAAGATGGTATGGTATATGTAATGCATTTTATGATGCCTTAA
- the acs gene encoding acetate--CoA ligase, producing MDEMKSMMNEQRQFPPSQEFVDQAHVKSREEYEKMWKQSIEDPETFWGNLAKNLSWFEPWQKVNREDFSKGEVEWFIGAKTNISYNCLDYQIEKGKGDKVAILFQGEPEDDVVKLTYKEMLPLVSKFANVLKAKGVVKGDRVAIYLPMIWQLPVVMLACARIGAVHTIVFGGFSAEALRDRIVDAGAKILITANGYWRSGKNVNSKANADLACDLCAEQGHTVDNVIVVKRLENFDVPMQAGRDSWFEEDIADPSISEDCPAEMMDAEDPLFILYTSGSTGKPKGVLHTTGGYMVYAYATFKYVFDYQENDIHFCTADIGWVTGHSYVVYGPMSNGATSVVFESVPTFPNPDRFWQIVEKFKVNIFYTAPTAIRALMKEGETWPQGRDLSSLRVLGSVGEPINPEAWMWYHTYVGREKCPIVDTWWQTETGGLMITPLPGAWVTKPGSATLPFFGVKPVILKPRSSGDEPAEEAGVNEGGELCMAQSWPGIMRGVYNEPERFFSTYFIQQPGFYFSGDGARRDEDGYYWLLGRIDDVVNVSGHRMGTAEVESALVSHLSVAEAAVVGFPHDIKGEDLYAYVMLKTGIEASDALKKELVLHVRKEIGPIASPGKLQFVFGLPKTRSGKIMRRILRKVASGELDQLGDTTTLADPSVVDDIVKGRQ from the coding sequence ATGGACGAAATGAAATCAATGATGAACGAACAAAGGCAGTTTCCACCTTCCCAAGAATTTGTCGACCAGGCACACGTGAAGAGTCGGGAAGAGTATGAAAAAATGTGGAAGCAATCCATTGAAGACCCCGAAACCTTTTGGGGTAACCTGGCAAAAAATCTTTCCTGGTTTGAGCCCTGGCAGAAGGTTAACCGGGAAGATTTCAGCAAAGGCGAAGTGGAATGGTTTATTGGCGCCAAAACAAATATTTCATACAACTGTCTGGATTACCAGATCGAAAAGGGTAAGGGCGACAAGGTCGCCATCCTTTTTCAAGGTGAACCTGAAGACGATGTTGTGAAACTCACCTACAAAGAAATGTTGCCTTTAGTATCAAAATTTGCAAACGTCCTGAAAGCTAAAGGAGTGGTCAAAGGTGATCGGGTCGCTATTTACCTACCCATGATCTGGCAGTTACCGGTTGTAATGCTGGCATGTGCTCGGATCGGAGCAGTACACACAATCGTATTTGGCGGCTTCTCTGCCGAGGCGCTGCGGGACAGGATCGTCGATGCTGGCGCAAAGATTTTGATCACGGCAAACGGATACTGGCGTTCCGGTAAAAATGTGAACTCCAAAGCTAATGCGGATCTGGCATGCGACCTCTGTGCAGAACAGGGTCATACAGTGGATAACGTAATCGTAGTTAAGAGGCTCGAAAACTTCGATGTACCCATGCAAGCAGGAAGAGACAGCTGGTTCGAAGAGGATATTGCGGATCCCTCCATCAGCGAAGACTGCCCGGCAGAAATGATGGACGCTGAAGATCCTCTTTTCATTCTCTACACATCCGGTTCCACAGGCAAGCCCAAAGGTGTCCTTCATACCACCGGCGGCTACATGGTCTATGCTTATGCTACATTCAAATACGTATTCGACTATCAAGAAAATGATATTCATTTCTGCACTGCTGATATCGGTTGGGTAACCGGACACTCCTATGTTGTGTACGGGCCCATGTCAAACGGTGCAACTTCCGTTGTTTTCGAGTCAGTGCCCACCTTCCCAAATCCGGACAGGTTCTGGCAGATCGTAGAGAAGTTCAAAGTCAATATCTTCTATACGGCACCTACAGCAATCAGGGCCCTGATGAAAGAGGGCGAAACATGGCCTCAGGGCAGAGATCTTTCATCCTTGAGGGTACTTGGTTCTGTGGGTGAGCCGATCAACCCGGAGGCGTGGATGTGGTACCACACCTACGTGGGTAGGGAAAAGTGCCCCATCGTTGATACATGGTGGCAGACCGAGACCGGCGGCCTTATGATTACCCCTCTTCCAGGCGCATGGGTTACAAAGCCTGGTTCGGCAACCCTGCCGTTCTTCGGTGTCAAGCCGGTTATTTTGAAACCTCGCTCTTCAGGTGATGAGCCTGCCGAAGAGGCTGGCGTAAATGAGGGCGGCGAGCTTTGTATGGCACAGTCATGGCCCGGTATTATGAGAGGTGTATACAATGAGCCTGAGAGATTCTTTAGCACATATTTTATCCAGCAGCCCGGATTCTACTTCTCCGGTGACGGTGCAAGAAGAGATGAAGATGGCTATTATTGGCTCCTTGGCCGCATAGATGACGTTGTCAACGTTTCCGGTCACCGGATGGGCACAGCAGAGGTAGAGTCGGCCCTTGTATCCCACCTGTCAGTTGCCGAAGCTGCTGTGGTAGGCTTTCCCCATGATATTAAAGGTGAAGACCTTTATGCATATGTCATGCTGAAAACCGGTATTGAAGCAAGCGATGCCCTCAAAAAAGAACTGGTACTCCATGTCAGAAAAGAGATTGGTCCAATCGCTTCTCCCGGCAAGCTGCAGTTTGTCTTTGGCCTTCCCAAAACACGCTCCGGTAAGATTATGAGAAGGATCCTGAGAAAAGTTGCCTCCGGCGAACTGGACCAACTTGGCGATACCACAACCCTTGCTGACCCATCCGTAGTGGATGATATCG
- a CDS encoding cache domain-containing protein — MIKNLNIWQKFFLGFLIIAGILLLITGQAAVRIFRTGVEQQAELTINKDLNSASRQLLRGLDKISLILKFISNDRSFKEAMTNNDLLYLQRLLLEYKEQNELSFAIITDPSGKIITSANNDLSFGERISRDDSFLMFFEGKQQKGIIILDENFLIRENLEEQAYIEIVPTPEARSSNKTDETKGLALTASIPIYNEEGEVIAILLGGELLNRDFDFVDEITEVFNVTATIFLDDVRIATSIRLTNDEKRAIGTRVSEEVASIVLDQGERYLGRAFILDQWYLTAYDPIFNNREEVIGILYVGIPEAPFVQMRKDTINNFALATGFSIFLAIGLAYFITFSITNPLNKLITTMQKVELGDLSQRYLKKEALVSDGSNSFVPLAGSKALDKDRNEIQQLGRFFNKMMESLQTNWKKNKELQLKLEEKEKMRLQLLEKLIVTQEEERKRISRELHDETSQSLTSLLLGLKLIQGADDIREVRKLAGNFREVIFKTLEEIQWLSYELRPSVLDDLGLNAALNRYVKELSQHANINIKYDLQEYRDVRLGSVVETTVYRVVQEALTNVIRHAGAQNIEVSLKSNDNNMEAIVEDDGKGFNLSLLQNDKQALGLFGMTERATLVGGELIIDTAPGKGTKIVLKIPLDVFGKLEI; from the coding sequence ATGATCAAAAATCTAAACATCTGGCAAAAATTTTTTCTGGGTTTTTTGATAATTGCGGGGATACTTCTTCTTATTACAGGTCAGGCTGCTGTAAGGATATTTCGTACAGGTGTTGAACAACAGGCAGAACTAACTATAAATAAGGATTTGAATTCAGCAAGCAGGCAGTTACTACGTGGTCTTGACAAAATATCCCTTATTTTAAAGTTTATTTCCAATGATCGCAGTTTCAAGGAGGCGATGACAAATAATGATTTATTGTACTTGCAGAGACTTTTACTAGAATATAAGGAGCAAAATGAATTAAGTTTTGCCATCATTACCGATCCTTCCGGAAAGATCATTACCAGTGCTAATAATGATCTTTCTTTTGGAGAACGAATCAGTAGAGATGATTCGTTTTTGATGTTTTTTGAAGGAAAACAGCAAAAAGGAATCATCATATTGGATGAAAATTTTCTTATAAGAGAAAACCTTGAAGAACAGGCGTATATAGAAATTGTTCCTACCCCTGAAGCAAGGAGTTCAAATAAAACAGATGAAACGAAAGGACTGGCCCTCACTGCCTCCATTCCTATATACAACGAAGAAGGTGAAGTTATTGCCATTCTATTGGGTGGAGAGCTTTTAAACCGGGATTTTGATTTTGTCGATGAAATTACCGAAGTTTTTAACGTTACTGCAACAATATTTTTAGATGATGTACGTATAGCTACCTCGATTCGACTGACAAACGATGAAAAAAGGGCTATCGGAACAAGGGTTTCGGAAGAAGTTGCCAGTATTGTTCTGGATCAGGGTGAACGCTATCTGGGCAGAGCCTTTATACTTGATCAATGGTATTTAACAGCCTATGATCCAATTTTTAACAACAGGGAAGAAGTGATAGGAATCTTATATGTGGGTATACCAGAAGCACCTTTTGTACAAATGAGAAAGGACACTATTAACAATTTTGCTTTAGCTACCGGTTTCAGTATTTTTTTAGCAATAGGTTTAGCTTATTTTATTACCTTTTCTATTACGAATCCTCTTAATAAACTTATTACTACCATGCAGAAAGTGGAGCTCGGGGATTTATCGCAGAGGTATCTAAAAAAAGAGGCACTTGTAAGTGACGGAAGCAACTCTTTTGTGCCGTTAGCAGGGTCAAAAGCACTAGATAAAGACAGGAACGAAATTCAGCAGCTGGGAAGATTCTTTAACAAGATGATGGAAAGCTTACAAACTAACTGGAAAAAAAATAAGGAATTGCAATTAAAATTGGAAGAAAAAGAAAAAATGCGTCTTCAACTACTTGAAAAGCTCATCGTTACACAGGAAGAAGAAAGAAAAAGGATCTCCCGCGAGCTTCATGACGAAACCAGCCAGTCACTGACAAGCTTGTTGCTTGGGCTGAAGCTTATCCAGGGAGCTGATGATATCAGGGAGGTACGCAAGCTTGCTGGCAACTTCAGGGAAGTTATTTTCAAAACTTTGGAGGAAATACAATGGCTTTCTTATGAATTAAGACCAAGCGTCCTTGATGATCTGGGTTTGAATGCAGCCTTAAACCGTTATGTAAAAGAGCTTTCCCAGCATGCTAATATTAATATCAAATATGATTTGCAGGAGTATAGAGATGTAAGGTTGGGGTCTGTTGTAGAAACAACCGTATACAGGGTTGTTCAGGAAGCACTTACAAACGTAATCAGGCATGCCGGGGCGCAAAACATTGAGGTATCACTAAAAAGTAACGATAACAACATGGAAGCTATTGTAGAAGACGATGGCAAAGGATTTAATCTTTCTTTATTACAAAATGATAAACAAGCCCTCGGACTTTTTGGTATGACAGAAAGAGCGACACTGGTAGGAGGCGAATTGATCATTGATACTGCCCCGGGAAAAGGAACTAAGATAGTATTAAAAATCCCACTGGATGTTTTTGGTAAACTAGAAATATAG
- the istB gene encoding IS21-like element helper ATPase IstB, producing MSRLTELCKELRIADLSYLSSEVKFKTTEQYLTELLELAVQQRHTNRIERLIRQAGFPIIETLENRTFERITFPTSIDQEGLLDMDFIERKENLCFLGSCGTGKTSLAIALGIKACMQGRSVRFYRTIDLANELVEKYDSGKARGLIEKIAKADVLVLDEIGYVPFNKKASEMLFSVISNSYQRQSILITSNLDFGRWTEIFGDDRLTAALIDRIVHHSHILAFTGPSIRLEQAMARRNYQPERKN from the coding sequence GTGAGTAGATTGACAGAGCTGTGTAAAGAGCTACGAATCGCTGACCTTAGTTATTTGTCCTCTGAAGTGAAATTCAAGACCACAGAGCAATACTTAACTGAGCTTCTGGAATTAGCGGTGCAGCAGCGACACACGAACCGCATTGAACGCTTGATACGTCAGGCTGGGTTTCCGATAATTGAAACACTGGAAAACCGCACTTTCGAGCGGATTACCTTTCCGACCAGCATCGATCAAGAAGGTTTGCTGGACATGGATTTCATCGAACGTAAGGAGAATCTGTGTTTTTTGGGTAGCTGTGGGACCGGAAAAACGAGCCTTGCCATCGCACTAGGAATCAAGGCGTGCATGCAGGGGAGGTCCGTTCGATTCTATCGAACCATCGATTTGGCCAATGAACTGGTAGAGAAGTATGATAGCGGCAAGGCACGGGGGCTCATTGAAAAGATCGCCAAAGCAGATGTATTAGTACTGGATGAAATCGGTTACGTACCGTTTAACAAAAAAGCCTCTGAGATGCTGTTTTCGGTCATTTCCAACAGTTACCAGCGTCAGAGCATCCTAATCACCTCGAACCTGGATTTTGGCCGGTGGACGGAAATCTTTGGCGATGACCGGCTCACAGCGGCCTTAATCGATAGAATTGTTCACCATTCACACATACTAGCATTCACTGGCCCCAGCATTCGATTAGAACAAGCTATGGCACGGCGAAACTATCAGCCTGAGCGGAAAAACTGA
- a CDS encoding response regulator transcription factor, with the protein MDKINILLVDDHAVLRTGLRLLLDSQKDMEIVGETGSGIDALKLASELRPRVILLDLSLDDTNGLHILSELKSIDSSIKVLVLTMHDDEGYIHKVLEVGGDGYILKKAADVELITAIRAVNRDEIFLDPSLTRAVLKGVYDIHHSEYQDIEGSEEELLSNREKEVLKLVALGYTNKQIADRLVVSIKTVESYKARAREKLNMNYRSELVEYAIQKGLLSNEEKELGV; encoded by the coding sequence ATGGACAAGATAAATATTTTACTTGTTGACGATCATGCAGTATTGCGAACCGGCTTAAGGTTATTGCTTGATTCCCAAAAAGATATGGAAATAGTTGGAGAGACGGGTAGCGGTATTGACGCTTTGAAGTTGGCTTCTGAATTAAGACCAAGGGTAATTTTGCTTGATCTGTCTCTGGACGATACTAACGGGCTCCATATACTCTCAGAACTAAAATCAATTGACTCTTCTATCAAAGTTTTAGTATTAACGATGCATGATGATGAAGGTTATATTCATAAAGTGCTGGAAGTGGGCGGTGATGGTTATATATTAAAAAAAGCGGCTGATGTGGAACTGATCACTGCTATCAGGGCCGTAAACCGGGATGAGATATTCCTGGATCCCTCTTTAACCAGGGCTGTTTTGAAGGGTGTATATGATATTCACCACAGCGAATATCAAGACATTGAAGGTAGTGAAGAAGAACTGTTAAGCAATAGGGAAAAAGAAGTTCTTAAGCTTGTAGCTCTAGGCTATACTAATAAACAAATTGCTGATCGGCTTGTTGTGAGTATCAAAACTGTAGAAAGCTATAAGGCGAGGGCTAGGGAGAAGCTAAATATGAACTATCGTTCTGAACTTGTGGAATACGCTATCCAAAAAGGATTGTTGAGCAATGAAGAAAAAGAATTGGGAGTGTAA